The Paenibacillus uliginis N3/975 genome has a window encoding:
- the guaD gene encoding guanine deaminase — translation MYKYMQLFQGTSFSSKSSKEIQILKNYLFCINADGMIEQVVAPEDAEYQSLLDTYQGSDNFHRLEEGQYFLPGFVDLHVHAPQWAQSGTALDIPLYDWLNTYTFPLESKFSDLDFAKKVYDEVVSTLLANGTTTALYFATVHKEASLLLAEICANKGQRGLVGKVVMDDPEQNPEYYRDADTKAALADTEEFIIAVQELAKSTKQGVYPVVTPRFIPSCTDEGLKGLGELAAKYDTYVQSHCSESDWAHGYVQDRYNKNDAFALHDFGLLRDKSVMAHCNFLDDPDVDLFAQTGTAIAHCPVSNAYFANSVIPVAHIHSKGVEIGLGSDISGGFSPSLFDNIRQAVISSRMLEDGVNTSLPAEERGVPGSRITIHEAFYLATAGGGESLSLPIGRIQENYTWDVQVIDTKCPSAKLPIFDENEDLQDIFQKIMYLVRPEHIREVWVQGEKVHSR, via the coding sequence ATGTATAAATATATGCAATTATTTCAAGGAACTTCTTTTTCGAGCAAATCCTCCAAAGAAATTCAAATATTAAAAAACTATCTTTTTTGTATCAATGCGGACGGCATGATTGAGCAAGTCGTGGCGCCAGAAGACGCCGAATATCAATCCTTGCTGGATACGTACCAAGGCAGCGACAACTTTCATCGTTTAGAGGAAGGTCAGTATTTCTTGCCTGGTTTTGTCGACTTGCATGTTCATGCCCCGCAGTGGGCTCAATCTGGAACCGCACTAGACATCCCACTCTATGATTGGTTAAACACCTATACCTTCCCACTGGAGTCTAAATTCTCAGACTTAGATTTTGCAAAAAAGGTATACGATGAAGTGGTAAGCACCTTACTGGCAAACGGAACAACAACAGCACTTTATTTTGCAACGGTGCATAAAGAAGCAAGCTTGTTGTTAGCAGAAATATGTGCAAATAAAGGCCAACGTGGACTCGTTGGGAAGGTAGTCATGGACGATCCCGAGCAAAATCCAGAATACTATCGCGATGCTGACACCAAAGCGGCACTTGCAGATACGGAAGAATTTATTATCGCGGTACAAGAATTAGCTAAATCCACGAAACAAGGCGTGTATCCCGTAGTAACACCAAGATTCATTCCAAGTTGTACAGATGAAGGCCTAAAGGGCTTGGGGGAACTGGCGGCTAAATACGATACGTATGTTCAATCCCACTGTAGTGAAAGTGATTGGGCTCACGGTTATGTACAAGATCGATATAACAAGAACGATGCTTTTGCGCTGCATGATTTTGGCCTATTGCGTGATAAATCGGTCATGGCACATTGTAACTTCCTAGATGATCCTGATGTCGATTTATTTGCTCAAACCGGAACCGCTATCGCTCATTGTCCTGTATCAAACGCGTATTTCGCCAACAGTGTCATTCCAGTCGCTCATATCCATTCCAAAGGTGTTGAGATTGGCTTAGGGTCTGATATTTCCGGAGGCTTCTCACCGAGTCTATTCGATAATATAAGACAAGCTGTAATCTCTTCAAGAATGCTCGAGGATGGCGTTAACACCTCTCTTCCTGCCGAAGAGCGTGGTGTACCAGGATCACGCATTACGATACATGAAGCATTCTATCTTGCTACTGCTGGCGGTGGGGAAAGCTTGAGCTTGCCTATCGGTCGTATTCAAGAAAATTATACGTGGGATGTACAGGTTATCGATACGAAATGTCCATCAGCCAAACTGCCGATCTTTGATGAGAATGAAGATTTACAAGATATTTTCCAGAAAATCATGTATCTTGTCAGACCTGAGCATATCCGCGAAGTCTGGGTACAAGGTGAAAAGGTTCATTCACGTTAA
- a CDS encoding SF0329 family protein: protein MSWSKLKQQLESFLCPALYGRVEYRATSYRYSPDKAGLCYITVDKKNVLNMSDTTTLIRWYQTELEIKNDSDIQIPISNEEIEAVRKDTKGTVPEDRLKVIARSRKISEHAKGLLSAQSTLSKSNFIVVANKFLSISIEESIESNDILLNILALVDRRVGKKRILNMSEMMKLKHPSVQYFYELRLSTL from the coding sequence ATGTCCTGGAGCAAATTGAAGCAACAACTGGAGAGTTTTCTCTGTCCTGCGTTATATGGAAGGGTCGAATACCGTGCAACCAGCTACCGTTATTCACCAGATAAAGCAGGACTTTGTTATATTACGGTAGATAAAAAAAACGTACTCAATATGAGTGATACAACTACCTTAATCAGATGGTATCAGACGGAGCTGGAAATTAAGAATGATTCAGATATCCAAATTCCTATCAGCAATGAAGAAATTGAAGCGGTCAGAAAAGATACCAAGGGGACAGTTCCGGAGGATCGTTTAAAAGTAATTGCAAGAAGTAGAAAAATATCAGAACATGCGAAGGGGCTTTTGTCAGCACAGTCAACATTAAGTAAATCAAATTTTATCGTTGTAGCTAATAAATTTTTATCCATTTCAATAGAGGAAAGCATAGAGAGTAATGATATCTTATTGAATATTCTAGCTTTGGTGGACAGACGAGTTGGAAAAAAGCGAATTTTAAACATGAGCGAGATGATGAAGTTAAAGCATCCAAGTGTGCAGTATTT